In one window of Streptomyces sp. NBC_01224 DNA:
- a CDS encoding 2OG-Fe(II) oxygenase — protein sequence MNHSAVAPPLFGETPRIGDAPHVPYNKDLPALSELDWPAMYRQLNNRGVALTPPLLSRELCDELIGTFDDDGMFRSTVVMQRYNFGRGTYKYYANPLPPLVQALRESLYPPMAWMANQWAPMLGERTFPDTLAELTEECAANGQNRPTPLILTYGEGDYACLHQDIYGDIVFPLQIAIMLNRPGEDFTGGENVFVEQRPRFQSKAVVVKPELGQGMIFPVRHRPVSGKNGYRRHPVRHGTGTVESGRRNTLGLIFHNAR from the coding sequence ATGAACCACTCCGCCGTCGCCCCGCCGCTGTTCGGAGAAACACCCCGGATCGGTGACGCACCGCACGTTCCGTACAACAAGGACCTCCCCGCGTTGAGTGAGCTGGACTGGCCCGCAATGTATAGGCAGTTGAACAATCGTGGCGTGGCGCTCACGCCGCCCCTGCTCAGCCGTGAGCTGTGCGACGAGCTCATCGGCACGTTCGACGACGACGGAATGTTCCGCAGCACGGTGGTGATGCAGCGCTACAACTTCGGCCGCGGCACCTACAAGTACTACGCGAACCCACTCCCACCACTGGTGCAGGCGCTGCGCGAGAGCCTCTACCCGCCGATGGCGTGGATGGCCAACCAATGGGCGCCAATGCTGGGTGAACGCACCTTCCCGGACACGCTCGCGGAACTTACCGAGGAGTGCGCGGCCAATGGCCAGAACCGCCCGACTCCGCTGATCCTCACCTACGGGGAGGGCGACTACGCCTGCCTGCATCAGGACATCTACGGCGACATTGTGTTCCCGCTCCAGATTGCGATCATGCTGAACCGGCCGGGCGAGGACTTCACGGGCGGGGAGAACGTCTTCGTCGAACAGCGCCCCCGCTTCCAGTCGAAGGCCGTTGTCGTCAAGCCGGAGCTGGGCCAAGGGATGATCTTCCCGGTCCGCCATCGGCCGGTGAGCGGCAAGAACGGCTACCGCAGGCACCCCGTACGGCACGGCACCGGAACCGTTGAATCCGGGCGACGTAACACCTTGGGCCTCATCTTCCACAACGCCCGCTGA
- a CDS encoding BPL-N domain-containing protein has protein sequence MIQAETPGPRPLALVYRGPASLPGCPEAVADLLAAGPWELDVRFAGPREALKLSAGSLSRALVYAQPGGGSLRPAYRKLRRQRDAIRDFVRGGGRYLGFCLGAYLAGATPGFALLPGDTDQYIRSPGCTVHDTGNTLVGVMWRGRPRTVFFQDGPYFALDADADATVLATYSNGATAAVVTRFGAGRVGVTGPHPEAGDDWYTDNRLPLHHTRDLAVDLVNAVMER, from the coding sequence ATGATTCAGGCCGAGACGCCCGGACCCCGCCCGCTCGCGCTCGTCTACCGGGGACCGGCATCGCTGCCCGGTTGCCCGGAGGCGGTCGCGGACCTGCTCGCCGCCGGCCCGTGGGAACTGGATGTCCGCTTCGCCGGTCCGCGCGAGGCCCTGAAGCTGTCGGCCGGATCGCTGTCCAGGGCCCTTGTCTATGCCCAGCCGGGTGGCGGCTCGCTCCGTCCCGCCTACCGGAAACTGAGGCGGCAACGTGACGCGATCCGTGACTTCGTCCGTGGCGGCGGACGCTACCTGGGCTTCTGCCTGGGCGCCTATCTGGCAGGGGCCACCCCGGGATTCGCTCTGCTGCCCGGCGACACCGACCAGTACATCCGCTCACCGGGGTGCACAGTCCACGACACCGGCAACACGCTGGTCGGGGTGATGTGGCGCGGACGGCCCCGCACTGTCTTCTTCCAGGACGGACCGTACTTCGCGCTCGATGCAGACGCGGACGCGACTGTCCTGGCCACCTATTCCAATGGCGCGACCGCCGCGGTCGTGACCCGGTTCGGTGCCGGCCGCGTAGGGGTCACCGGACCACACCCGGAGGCCGGCGACGACTGGTACACCGACAACCGCCTCCCGCTCCACCACACCCGGGACCTCGCCGTGGACCTCGTGAATGCGGTGATGGAGAGATGA
- a CDS encoding Pls/PosA family non-ribosomal peptide synthetase — protein sequence MASHTVDPPVVPAGDFTDPNATNTARRLHHFFEGACDRTPWAVALECEEQHLTYADLDARSNQVAHYLRRVGVGTGTRVAVLLPRSVGMYVSLLGVCKAGAAFVPLDPASPPERIAYILGDAGAGVLLTTGDLMPPTGLAETEEPEACRVIRTDTWASELACLPTTRPPADTSAAGRYENDPTAYIMYTSGSSGRPKGVEIAQSSICNFLGVVTPVYAVRPDDRVFQGMTISFDFSIEEIWPTWTAGATLVAGPSGPARLGDELADFLETHRVTVLYCVPTLLATIPGELPQVRSVVVGGEACPQRLVERWSRPGRRILNTYGPTEATVTATWQELRANRPVTIGRPLPTYSVALLDEQRRPVPHGSAGEICLGGPGLARGYVGRPDLTADRFIEHPLGPRGGRLYRTGDLGRMTVDGEIEYLGRADAEVKIRGYRVALGEIENVLLEDPGVAQAVTALVAAPDTGRTPQTRDDLDPAGDSATGSSEVLAAYVVRAADPSGPDAASENDLADRLHEHLQRTLPAYMVPSFLDILDRLPAMPSGKVDRRLLPAPTGRRLMGIGRVVPARGELETRVRDTWAQVLGLAPDELSAEANFFTDLGGHSLLAAQVVSLLRGRDNGTGPTLRDLYEHPTVQGFAERIRASAATMGASPPRPFIRHSRGRIALAGLAQAGALYVLLLLLTLPVAMSYAARHGRLSGGEVLQPTIAVVAGYLAVRWILPLALARLLENGIAPGRYRLWGLTYLRLWALNLLLEISPLRVLSGSPMMAPYLRLLGARVGARTTIATGLIGLPALLRIGSDAAVGYGVSLRPWQVADGWVTVAPITVGERAFVGANAVLEPGACMGPGSALGEQSVIGQDASMAAGARWTGSPARRVEALAPVVEAMLRTRGVADQWRPRHLFAALLGLVFLELAPLLTVLPCIALFWFAWLRWGAGSGLAATALSGPVFVGTVCLVVAAGKRVVLPEVPVGIHSARSSLGVRKWVVDKLMEYSLTFTNALYATLYTVPWLRLLGARVGQGAEVSTVAYVEPGLLTLKERSFVADNASIGAAVFAAGQVAMGPTTVGSRAFVGNAALVAAGTELGASSLVGVGTVPPPDGVPDGTTWLGSPALRLPVRQSSGSYPEELTYRPTRRAVLVRLSIEFFRVTMPASVLATSAYLYLLALSGLVRGAGPLVPVLVSPFLAIGSAFAAIAYCMVAKLVVIGRYRPRVEPLWSLFVRRTEFVTGLFEAAAVPAGVGVLVGTPFLPVVLRMFGAHIGRRTWIGTTFLTEFDLVEVGDDVAVDRNVSLQTHLFEDRVMKMSTVTVRSGADIGTRAIVLYDAVVGERVGLGALSLVMKGEHLPLGTSWRGLPAEGVASRPRPVRGGPVAVDCGARRMTTTRR from the coding sequence ATGGCCTCCCACACCGTGGACCCGCCTGTCGTTCCGGCTGGAGACTTCACCGACCCGAACGCGACAAACACGGCCCGTCGGCTGCACCACTTCTTTGAAGGCGCCTGTGACCGCACACCGTGGGCCGTCGCCCTGGAATGCGAAGAGCAGCATCTGACGTACGCCGATCTCGACGCACGATCCAACCAGGTGGCCCACTACCTGCGCCGCGTGGGCGTCGGTACGGGTACTCGCGTGGCTGTCCTGCTCCCGCGGTCTGTGGGCATGTACGTGTCGCTCCTGGGCGTGTGCAAGGCCGGGGCGGCGTTCGTGCCGCTCGACCCCGCGTCCCCACCCGAACGCATCGCGTACATCCTGGGCGACGCAGGCGCCGGCGTCCTGCTGACCACGGGCGATCTGATGCCGCCCACCGGGCTTGCGGAGACGGAGGAGCCGGAAGCGTGCCGGGTGATCCGGACCGACACCTGGGCGAGTGAACTCGCTTGTCTTCCCACAACGCGGCCGCCTGCCGACACGTCCGCCGCGGGCCGGTACGAGAACGATCCCACCGCGTACATCATGTACACCTCGGGTTCCAGCGGCAGGCCCAAGGGGGTGGAGATCGCCCAATCAAGCATCTGCAACTTCCTTGGTGTCGTGACTCCCGTTTACGCCGTACGCCCCGATGACCGGGTATTCCAGGGCATGACCATCTCGTTCGACTTCTCCATCGAGGAGATCTGGCCGACCTGGACGGCAGGCGCCACGCTCGTCGCCGGGCCGAGCGGCCCCGCGCGGCTCGGCGACGAGCTCGCCGACTTTCTGGAGACGCATCGCGTTACGGTCCTGTACTGCGTGCCGACGCTGCTGGCGACGATCCCGGGCGAGCTGCCGCAGGTTCGCAGCGTCGTCGTGGGCGGCGAGGCCTGCCCGCAGAGGCTCGTCGAGCGGTGGAGCAGGCCGGGACGCCGCATCCTCAACACGTACGGACCGACAGAGGCCACCGTCACGGCGACCTGGCAGGAACTGCGTGCAAACCGGCCCGTCACCATCGGACGGCCTCTGCCGACGTACTCGGTGGCACTTCTCGACGAACAGCGGCGGCCCGTTCCCCACGGTTCGGCCGGCGAGATATGCCTGGGCGGTCCCGGCCTGGCCCGCGGTTACGTGGGCCGGCCGGACCTGACCGCCGACCGTTTCATCGAGCACCCGCTGGGTCCCCGGGGCGGCCGGCTCTACCGCACCGGTGACCTCGGCCGGATGACCGTCGACGGGGAGATCGAGTACCTGGGCCGGGCCGACGCCGAGGTAAAGATCCGGGGATACAGGGTGGCACTCGGTGAGATCGAGAACGTGCTGCTGGAGGACCCCGGCGTAGCTCAAGCGGTCACCGCGCTCGTCGCGGCGCCGGACACGGGCAGGACTCCGCAGACCCGGGACGACCTGGACCCGGCCGGGGACAGCGCGACCGGGAGCAGCGAGGTGCTCGCCGCCTACGTCGTCCGTGCCGCAGACCCTTCCGGCCCGGACGCAGCCTCCGAAAACGACCTCGCCGACCGTCTGCACGAGCACCTGCAACGCACTCTGCCCGCCTACATGGTGCCGTCTTTCCTCGACATCCTCGACCGCCTTCCCGCTATGCCCAGCGGCAAGGTTGACCGCCGGCTGCTGCCCGCTCCGACCGGCCGCCGACTCATGGGGATCGGCCGCGTGGTGCCCGCCCGTGGTGAGTTGGAGACGCGGGTGCGGGATACCTGGGCACAGGTGCTCGGCCTCGCTCCCGACGAATTGTCGGCCGAGGCGAACTTCTTCACCGACCTCGGCGGCCACTCGTTGCTCGCCGCCCAGGTCGTATCGCTGTTGCGCGGCCGCGACAACGGAACCGGCCCGACCCTGCGTGACCTGTACGAGCACCCGACCGTGCAAGGGTTCGCAGAGCGGATACGCGCCTCGGCGGCCACCATGGGCGCCAGCCCGCCCCGCCCATTCATCCGTCACAGCCGCGGCCGGATCGCGCTCGCCGGACTGGCCCAGGCGGGAGCCCTCTACGTTCTGCTCCTTCTGCTGACGCTGCCCGTGGCCATGTCATACGCCGCACGCCACGGCCGGCTCTCGGGCGGGGAGGTCCTGCAGCCGACGATCGCCGTCGTGGCCGGTTACCTGGCGGTGCGCTGGATCCTTCCTCTCGCTCTGGCGCGCCTGCTGGAGAACGGCATCGCACCTGGTCGCTACCGACTGTGGGGGCTGACCTATCTGCGCCTGTGGGCGCTGAACCTGCTGCTGGAGATCAGCCCGTTGCGGGTACTCAGCGGCTCTCCCATGATGGCTCCCTACCTTCGGCTGCTCGGTGCACGCGTCGGAGCCCGCACCACGATCGCTACCGGCCTGATCGGTCTGCCGGCTCTACTGAGGATCGGCAGCGACGCGGCGGTCGGCTATGGCGTTTCACTTCGCCCCTGGCAGGTCGCGGACGGATGGGTCACCGTCGCTCCGATCACGGTTGGCGAGCGGGCCTTCGTCGGTGCCAACGCGGTGCTTGAACCCGGTGCGTGCATGGGGCCGGGGTCCGCGCTCGGCGAGCAGTCCGTGATCGGCCAGGACGCGTCGATGGCTGCCGGAGCGCGCTGGACCGGATCACCGGCGCGCCGGGTCGAGGCCCTCGCCCCGGTCGTCGAGGCAATGCTGCGCACACGCGGCGTTGCAGATCAGTGGCGCCCGCGACATCTGTTTGCGGCGCTTCTCGGCCTGGTGTTCTTGGAACTGGCGCCTCTGCTGACCGTCCTGCCCTGCATCGCGTTGTTCTGGTTCGCATGGCTGCGCTGGGGTGCGGGCTCGGGGCTGGCTGCCACCGCACTGTCCGGCCCGGTCTTCGTGGGTACGGTGTGCTTGGTGGTGGCCGCCGGCAAGCGCGTGGTTCTTCCTGAGGTGCCGGTGGGCATCCACTCGGCGCGTTCCTCGCTCGGCGTGCGCAAATGGGTCGTGGACAAGCTGATGGAGTACAGCCTCACTTTCACCAACGCCCTCTACGCCACCCTCTACACCGTGCCGTGGCTGCGGCTGCTCGGCGCGCGCGTGGGCCAGGGTGCCGAGGTTTCCACCGTCGCGTACGTCGAGCCGGGCCTGCTGACCCTCAAAGAGAGAAGCTTCGTCGCGGACAACGCGAGCATCGGTGCCGCCGTCTTCGCGGCAGGCCAGGTGGCCATGGGACCCACCACGGTGGGCAGCCGGGCGTTCGTCGGTAATGCGGCGCTGGTGGCGGCCGGCACGGAGCTGGGTGCGAGCTCCCTGGTGGGCGTGGGTACGGTCCCGCCACCCGACGGTGTGCCCGACGGCACTACATGGCTCGGCTCCCCCGCGTTGCGGCTGCCGGTGCGCCAGAGCAGCGGTTCGTACCCGGAGGAGCTGACGTACCGACCGACCCGCAGGGCGGTGCTCGTTCGTCTGAGTATCGAGTTCTTCCGCGTCACCATGCCCGCCTCGGTTCTGGCGACCAGTGCCTACCTGTACCTGCTGGCACTGTCCGGCCTCGTCCGTGGCGCCGGGCCGCTGGTCCCGGTGCTGGTGTCGCCCTTCCTGGCCATCGGCTCGGCGTTCGCGGCCATCGCATACTGCATGGTGGCCAAGCTCGTCGTCATCGGAAGGTACCGGCCGCGTGTCGAGCCGCTGTGGAGTTTGTTCGTACGGCGTACGGAGTTCGTCACCGGCCTTTTCGAGGCGGCCGCGGTCCCGGCGGGGGTGGGTGTGCTGGTAGGGACTCCGTTCCTGCCGGTGGTACTCCGAATGTTCGGTGCCCACATCGGCCGACGTACCTGGATCGGCACCACCTTCCTCACCGAGTTCGACCTGGTGGAGGTGGGCGACGACGTCGCGGTCGACAGGAACGTCTCACTGCAGACACATTTGTTCGAAGATCGTGTCATGAAGATGTCGACGGTGACTGTTCGGTCCGGTGCGGATATCGGCACCCGGGCCATAGTGCTGTACGACGCGGTGGTGGGAGAGCGTGTCGGGCTTGGGGCGTTGTCCCTGGTCATGAAGGGGGAACACCTGCCGCTGGGGACGAGCTGGCGAGGGCTCCCCGCCGAAGGAGTCGCGAGCCGTCCCCGACCGGTTCGGGGGGGACCGGTCGCCGTCGACTGCGGTGCGCGACGCATGACCACCACGCGGCGGTGA
- a CDS encoding response regulator transcription factor, whose protein sequence is MRMLIIEDERGLAAAIADGLASEGFVADAAYDGVDGLWRALHEPYDVIVLDIMLPGLSGYEVLKRMRAANVWTPVLMLTAKDGEYDEADALDLGADDYLSKPFSYVVLVAHLRALLRRGAPPRPAVLAVNDLTLDPARRRCRRGSHEIDLTAREFTLLEFLLRRAGQVVSKTEILTHVWDENFDGDTNIVEVYVGYLRRKIDAPFDRQTIETVRGAGYRLRS, encoded by the coding sequence ATGCGGATGCTGATCATCGAGGACGAGCGTGGACTTGCCGCGGCAATCGCCGACGGACTCGCTTCTGAGGGCTTCGTCGCCGACGCCGCATATGACGGTGTGGACGGTCTCTGGCGCGCCCTCCACGAACCGTACGACGTCATCGTGCTGGACATCATGCTGCCCGGCCTGTCCGGGTACGAGGTCCTCAAGCGGATGCGGGCAGCAAACGTGTGGACCCCTGTGCTGATGCTCACGGCGAAGGACGGAGAGTACGACGAGGCGGATGCCCTGGACCTCGGCGCCGACGACTACCTGAGCAAGCCGTTCTCGTACGTGGTACTTGTGGCCCATTTGCGGGCGCTTCTGCGCCGAGGAGCCCCACCCCGGCCCGCGGTACTCGCGGTCAACGACCTCACCCTGGACCCCGCCCGTCGGCGGTGCCGTCGCGGGAGCCATGAGATCGACCTGACTGCACGGGAGTTCACCCTCCTGGAATTCCTGCTCCGGCGTGCCGGCCAAGTGGTCAGCAAGACAGAGATCCTCACACACGTGTGGGACGAGAACTTCGACGGCGACACCAACATCGTCGAGGTCTACGTCGGTTACCTGCGGCGCAAGATCGACGCCCCATTCGACCGCCAGACCATCGAGACCGTCCGCGGAGCGGGCTACCGGCTGCGGAGCTGA